One stretch of Arachis hypogaea cultivar Tifrunner chromosome 20, arahy.Tifrunner.gnm2.J5K5, whole genome shotgun sequence DNA includes these proteins:
- the LOC140183248 gene encoding uncharacterized protein, with protein sequence MVNWEWRQLFNHANLTALPAISSDHCPLLLNTRPTQKIPRLFRYEAYWDDKEECKEVIKEGWIRGNGNANDWNRLINKTRNCIKTLREWNRTSFRRADKEIARWQAKIQQLQNSSHSPNQQEQLKEAKGKIKELWKQEEKYWAQRARVKWLKWGDRNTAFFQASTIQRRDRNRIDRLRNNEGNWVHKQEDIMRLIEEHYSELFTSKRSTSQPDCFKSIPKRVTEMMNNDLLKEVTEEEIKQAIFSMDGSRAPGPDGLSGQFYQKHWNTIQKDVCAAVKMFFKEGHISKEINET encoded by the coding sequence ATATCCTCGGATCATTGTCCTCTCCTCCTTAACACTAGGCCGACCCAAAAAATCCCAAGACTCTTCAGATACGAAGCCTACTGGGATGACAAAGAGGAATGCAAGGAAGTTATCAAGGAAGGATGGATCAGAGGCAATGGCAATGCAAATGATTGGAATAGGTTAATCAACAAAACAAGAAATTGCATCAAGACCCTTAGGGAATGGAATAGAACAAGCTTTAGAAGGGCAGACAAGGAGATCGCAAGGTGGCAAGCCAAGATTCAGCAGCTACAAAACTCTTCTCATTCTCCCAACCAGCAAGAACAATTAAAGGAAGCAAAAGGAAAAATCAAGGAGCTATGGAAGCAAGAAGAGAAATATTGGGCGCAAAGGGCTAGAGTTAAATGGCTCAAGTGGGGTGATCGCAATACGGCCTTTTTTCAAGCTTCCACCATACAAAGAAGGGATAGGAACCGTATTGACAGGCTGCGGAACAATGAAGGAAACTGGGTGCACAAACAAGAAGATATTATGAGGCTTATAGAAGAGCACTACTCGGAATTATTCACATCTAAAAGAAGTACCAGTCAGCCTGATTGTTTTAAGAGTATTCCCAAGAGAGTGACCGAGATGATGAATAATGATTTGCTAAAGGAAGTTACAGAAGAAGAAATAAAGCAAGCAATATTCAGCATGGATGGATCTAGAGCTCCCGGGCCAGATGGTTTGAGTGGCCAATTTTACCAGAAGCATTGGAACACTATCCAAAAGGATGTCTGTGCAGCAGTGAAAATGTTTTTTAAAGAGGGTCATATCTCAAAGGAGATAAATGAAACTTAA
- the LOC112783136 gene encoding divinyl chlorophyllide a 8-vinyl-reductase, chloroplastic: MSLCFSSNLITLHSPKHQNLFINFSSEPSQCFKLFRISSTTPSTKSFKPIKFSNERFKLYASLTQSQAVEATQSSFRDKSPKDVNVLVVGSTGYIGNFVVKELVRRGFNVVAIARERSGIRGKNDKDETLAQLRGANVCFSDVTNLNTFEESLKNLGFSFDVVVSCLASRSGGVKDSWKIDYEATRNSLVAGKKFGASHFVLLSAICVQKPLLEFQRAKLKFEAELMKEAEEGGFTYSIVRPTAFFKSLGGQVELVKDGKPYVMFGDGKLCACKPISEPDLASFIVDCVMSEDKINRVLPIGGPGKALTPLEQGEMLFKLLGKEPKFLKVPIGIMDFAIGVLDFLVKVFPSLEDAAEFGKIGRYYAAESMLILDPETGEYSDEKTPSYGNDTLEEFFARVLREGMSGQELGEQTIF; encoded by the coding sequence ATGTCCCTTTGTTTCTCTTCCAACTTGATCACACTCCATTCACCAAAGCATCAAAACCTTTTCATAAACTTCTCTTCAGAGCCTTCTCAATGCTTCAAGCTATTCCGGATAAGCTCAACTACTCCTTCAACAAAATCCTTTAAACCCATCAAATTTAGCAatgaaagattcaaactttatgCTTCTCTGACACAATCTCAAGCTGTTGAGGCCACCCAATCCTCATTTAGGGACAAGAGTCCCAAAGATGTTAATGTTTTGGTGGTGGGATCAACTGGGTATATTGGAAATTTTGTGGTGAAAGAATTGGTAAGAAGGGGTTTTAATGTTGTGGCTATTGCTAGGGAGAGGAGTGGAATTAGGGGCAAAAATGACAAAGATGAGACCTTGGCTCAGTTAAGAGGTGCCAATGTGTGCTTCTCAGATGTTACCAATTTGAATACTTTTGAGGAATCTCTGAAAAATTTAGGGTTTTCATTTGATGTTGTTGTGTCATGCCTTGCAAGTAGGAGTGGTGgagtgaaggattcatggaagaTTGATTATGAGGCAACAAGGAATAGCCTTGTTGCTGGTAAGAAATTTGGTGCTTCACATTTTGTGCTGCTTTCTGCAATTTGTGTGCAGAAGCCTCTCCTCGAGTTTCAGCGCGCCAAGCTGAAATTCGAGGCAGAGTTAATGAAGGAAGCTGAAGAGGGTGGATTCACTTATAGCATAGTTAGGCCTACTGCATTTTTCAAGAGTTTGGGTGGTCAGGTTGAGTTGGTGAAGGATGGGAAGCCTTATGTGATGTTTGGAGACGGTAAATTATGTGCTTGTAAGCCGATTAGCGAGCCGGATTTGGCCTCTTTCATTGTGGATTGTGTGATGAGTGAGGACAAGATCAACAGGGTGTTACCAATTGGGGGGCCAGGGAAGGCACTAACTCCATTGGAGCAAGGGGAGATGTTGTTTAAGCTCTTGGGAAAGGAGCCTAAGTTCTTGAAGGTTCCAATTGGGATAATGGACTTTGCCATTGGTGTTCTTGACTTTCTGGTTAAGGTATTTCCTTCGCTGGAAGATGCAGCCGAGTTTGGGAAAATTGGAAGGTACTATGCGGCCGAGAGTATGTTGATTTTGGATCCGGAGACAGGAGAATATAGCGATGAGAAGACGCCTAGCTATGGAAATGATACATTGGAGGAGTTTTTCGCAAGGGTGCTAAGGGAGGGAATGTCTGGTCAAGAACTAGGTGAGCAAACAATATTTTAA
- the LOC112783137 gene encoding CASP-like protein 1D1, which produces MASTTSTEPVKSSSAPIPLAALDYSKIDVILRFLLFGASVSAVASIVSSDQTELVLFQGVPVPNPAKFKYSPALVYFVSAFSVSGLYGLLTTIVSISVIQKPQHKLKFLFHLLLCDALILGIVASATGTAGGIAYLGLKGNSHVGWIKVCNVYDKFCRHLAGSIAAALFGNIVNVLLIWLSAYTLHTHVPK; this is translated from the exons ATGGCTTCTACCACAAGTACAGAGCCTGTGAAATCATCATCAGCTCCAATTCCTCTAGCTGCTTTGGATTATTCTAAGATTGATGTCATACTAAGATTTCTGTTGTTTGGTGCATCAGTGTCTGCTGTTGCTTCCATTGTCTCTAGTGATCAAACTGAGTTAGTGCTATTCCAAGGTGTGCCTGTGCCAAACCCTGCCAAGTTCAAATACTCACCAGCCCTTGT ATATTTTGTTTCTGCATTCAGTGTTTCTGGATTGTATGGCCTCCTCACTACTATTGTATCAATCTCTGTTATCCAAAAGCCTCAACACAAATTGAAGTTCCTCTTCCACCTTCTCCTCTGTGATGCG CTTATACTGGGGATAGTAGCCTCAGCTACAGGAACAGCTGGAGGCATTGCATATCTTGGTTTGAAGGGAAACAGCCACGTCGGTTGGATCAAAGTTTGCAATGTGTATGACAAGTTCTGTAGGCATCTTGCAGGCTCCATAGCCGCGGCTTTGTTCGGCAACATTGTCAATGTCTTGCTCATATGGCTTTCAGCTTACACCCTTCACACTCATGTCCCCAAATAG
- the LOC112783134 gene encoding purple acid phosphatase 23 isoform X3 produces the protein MNQYPHRIQHKTMKMKMASTIIVLVINIFTSMKVAVAVPPIPTTLDGPFEPVTRRFDSSLRKGSDDLPMTNPRLRKNVTSNFPEQIALAISSPTSMWISWVTGDAQIGLNVTPVDPASVKSEVWYGKESGKYTSVAKGDSLVYNQFYPFEGLWNYTSGIIHHVKLKGLEPGIRYYYKCGDSTIPAMSQEHVFETFPRPSPNNYPSRIAVIGDLGLTSNSSTTIDHLTYNDPSMIVMVGDLTYANQYLTTGGKGASCYSCAFPDAPIRETYQPRWDAWGRFMEPLTSKIPMMVIEGNHEIEPQVDGITFKSYLTRFAVPAEESGSKSNLYYSFDAGGIHFIMLGAYADYNSTGAQFAWLKQDLQSLDRSVTPWLVAAWHPPWYNSYASHYQEFECMRLEMEALLYQYGVDIVFNGHVHAYERMNRVYNYTLDKCGPVYIIVGDGGNIEKVDVDHADDPGKCPSPGDNIPEIGPVCHSNFSSGPAKGNFCWSKQPEWSAFRESSFGHGILEVVNSTYALWTWHRNQDSYKEDAVGDQIYIVRQPELCLKDSKSQSQSQQLPTHQTSSFSAAPGRLSLLAWN, from the exons ATGAATCAGTATCCGCATAGGATCCAACACAAgacaatgaaaatgaaaatggctTCCACCATAATAGTTTTGGTGATCAACATTTTCACCAGCATGAAGGTGGCAGTCGCAGTGCCACCGATACCCACCACCTTAGACGGTCCGTTTGAGCCGGTGACTCGGCGGTTCGATTCGTCACTCAGAAAAGGCAGTGATGACTTGCCGATGACCAATCCAAGGCTCAGAAAGAACGTGACCTCGAATTTCCCGGAGCAGATTGCGCTTGCAATTTCTTCACCAACTTCCATGTGGATATCCTGGGTCACTG GGGATGCACAGATTGGTCTTAATGTGACGCCAGTTGATCCTGCATCTGTTAAAAGTGAGGTGTGGTATGGTAAAGAGAGTGGCAAGTACACAAGTGTTGCAAAAGGTGATTCACTTGTTTATAACCAATTCTACCCCTTTGAAGGCCTTTGGAACTACACCTCTGGCATTATTCACCATGTCAAACTCAAAG GCCTTGAACCAGGAATCAGATACTATTACAAATGTGGGGATAGCACTATTCCAGCTATGAGTCAAGAGCATGTTTTTGAGACTTTTCCGAGGCCTAGTCCAAACAAttatcccagccgaattgcagttATTGGAGATTTGGGCCTCACAAGCAATTCTAGCACAACTATTGATCACTTAACTTACAATGATCCTTCCATGATCGTAATGGTTGGAGACTTAACGTATGCAAATCAGTATTTGACAACTGGTGGAAAAGGAGCTTCTTGTTATTCTTGCGCATTTCCGGATGCACCTATCAGAGAGACGTATCAGCCGCGGTGGGATGCATGGGGAAG GTTTATGGAGCCTTTGACATCAAAAATTCCAATGATGGTTATTGAAGGGAATCATGAGATTGAACCACAAGTCGATGGCATCACATTCAAGTCATATTTGACAAGATTCGCAGTCCCTGCTGAAGAAAGTGGATCCAAAAGCAACTTGTATTATTCTTTTGATGCTGGGGGCATACACTTCATTATGCTGGGAGCATATGCTGATTATAATAGTACCG GTGCACAGTTTGCATGGCTGAAGCAAGATCTGCAAAGTCTCGACCGGAGTGTAACCCCTTGGCTTGTAGCTGCCTGGCATCCACCTTGGTATAATAGCTATGCTTCACACTATCAGGAATTCGAGTGTATGAGATTGGAAATGGAAGCACTTCTCTATCAATATGGTGTTGACATTGTTTTTAATGGTCAT GTTCATGCTTATGAGAGGATGAATAGAGTTTACAATTACACATTGGATAAATGTGGACCTGTTTACATAATTGTTGGAGATGGTGGAAATATTGAGAAAGTAGATGTTGATCATGCTGATGACCCAGGAAAGTGTCCTTCACCTGGAGACAATATACCAGAAATCGGACCAGTTTGCCACTCGAATTTTTCCTCTGGTCCTGCCAAAGGGAACTTTTGTTGGAGCAAACAACCTGAATGGAGCGCATTTAGAGAAAGCAGTTTTGGACATGGGATTCTTGAG GTGGTGAATTCTACATATGCATTATGGACTTGGCACCGAAATCAAGATAGTTACAAAGAAGATGCAGTTGGTGACCAGATTTACATTGTTCGACAGCCTGAATTGTGCTTGAAAGATTCAAAA TCACAATCACAGTCACAGCAATTGCCTACACATCAAACATCCTCTTTCTCAGCTGCTCCCGGCCGCCTCTCTCTG CTGGCTTGGAACTAA
- the LOC112783134 gene encoding purple acid phosphatase 23 isoform X2, translating into MNQYPHRIQHKTMKMKMASTIIVLVINIFTSMKVAVAVPPIPTTLDGPFEPVTRRFDSSLRKGSDDLPMTNPRLRKNVTSNFPEQIALAISSPTSMWISWVTGDAQIGLNVTPVDPASVKSEVWYGKESGKYTSVAKGDSLVYNQFYPFEGLWNYTSGIIHHVKLKGLEPGIRYYYKCGDSTIPAMSQEHVFETFPRPSPNNYPSRIAVIGDLGLTSNSSTTIDHLTYNDPSMIVMVGDLTYANQYLTTGGKGASCYSCAFPDAPIRETYQPRWDAWGRFMEPLTSKIPMMVIEGNHEIEPQVDGITFKSYLTRFAVPAEESGSKSNLYYSFDAGGIHFIMLGAYADYNSTGAQFAWLKQDLQSLDRSVTPWLVAAWHPPWYNSYASHYQEFECMRLEMEALLYQYGVDIVFNGHVHAYERMNRVYNYTLDKCGPVYIIVGDGGNIEKVDVDHADDPGKCPSPGDNIPEIGPVCHSNFSSGPAKGNFCWSKQPEWSAFRESSFGHGILEVVNSTYALWTWHRNQDSYKEDAVGDQIYIVRQPELCLKDSKSQSQSQQLPTHQTSSFSAAPGRLSLDYFSIISQILGVLFIFGLYSQLAWN; encoded by the exons ATGAATCAGTATCCGCATAGGATCCAACACAAgacaatgaaaatgaaaatggctTCCACCATAATAGTTTTGGTGATCAACATTTTCACCAGCATGAAGGTGGCAGTCGCAGTGCCACCGATACCCACCACCTTAGACGGTCCGTTTGAGCCGGTGACTCGGCGGTTCGATTCGTCACTCAGAAAAGGCAGTGATGACTTGCCGATGACCAATCCAAGGCTCAGAAAGAACGTGACCTCGAATTTCCCGGAGCAGATTGCGCTTGCAATTTCTTCACCAACTTCCATGTGGATATCCTGGGTCACTG GGGATGCACAGATTGGTCTTAATGTGACGCCAGTTGATCCTGCATCTGTTAAAAGTGAGGTGTGGTATGGTAAAGAGAGTGGCAAGTACACAAGTGTTGCAAAAGGTGATTCACTTGTTTATAACCAATTCTACCCCTTTGAAGGCCTTTGGAACTACACCTCTGGCATTATTCACCATGTCAAACTCAAAG GCCTTGAACCAGGAATCAGATACTATTACAAATGTGGGGATAGCACTATTCCAGCTATGAGTCAAGAGCATGTTTTTGAGACTTTTCCGAGGCCTAGTCCAAACAAttatcccagccgaattgcagttATTGGAGATTTGGGCCTCACAAGCAATTCTAGCACAACTATTGATCACTTAACTTACAATGATCCTTCCATGATCGTAATGGTTGGAGACTTAACGTATGCAAATCAGTATTTGACAACTGGTGGAAAAGGAGCTTCTTGTTATTCTTGCGCATTTCCGGATGCACCTATCAGAGAGACGTATCAGCCGCGGTGGGATGCATGGGGAAG GTTTATGGAGCCTTTGACATCAAAAATTCCAATGATGGTTATTGAAGGGAATCATGAGATTGAACCACAAGTCGATGGCATCACATTCAAGTCATATTTGACAAGATTCGCAGTCCCTGCTGAAGAAAGTGGATCCAAAAGCAACTTGTATTATTCTTTTGATGCTGGGGGCATACACTTCATTATGCTGGGAGCATATGCTGATTATAATAGTACCG GTGCACAGTTTGCATGGCTGAAGCAAGATCTGCAAAGTCTCGACCGGAGTGTAACCCCTTGGCTTGTAGCTGCCTGGCATCCACCTTGGTATAATAGCTATGCTTCACACTATCAGGAATTCGAGTGTATGAGATTGGAAATGGAAGCACTTCTCTATCAATATGGTGTTGACATTGTTTTTAATGGTCAT GTTCATGCTTATGAGAGGATGAATAGAGTTTACAATTACACATTGGATAAATGTGGACCTGTTTACATAATTGTTGGAGATGGTGGAAATATTGAGAAAGTAGATGTTGATCATGCTGATGACCCAGGAAAGTGTCCTTCACCTGGAGACAATATACCAGAAATCGGACCAGTTTGCCACTCGAATTTTTCCTCTGGTCCTGCCAAAGGGAACTTTTGTTGGAGCAAACAACCTGAATGGAGCGCATTTAGAGAAAGCAGTTTTGGACATGGGATTCTTGAG GTGGTGAATTCTACATATGCATTATGGACTTGGCACCGAAATCAAGATAGTTACAAAGAAGATGCAGTTGGTGACCAGATTTACATTGTTCGACAGCCTGAATTGTGCTTGAAAGATTCAAAA TCACAATCACAGTCACAGCAATTGCCTACACATCAAACATCCTCTTTCTCAGCTGCTCCCGGCCGCCTCTCTCTG gattatttttctattatatcACAAATCCTTGGAGTTCTCTTTATATTTGGTCTATATTCTCAG CTGGCTTGGAACTAA
- the LOC112783134 gene encoding purple acid phosphatase 23 isoform X1: protein MNQYPHRIQHKTMKMKMASTIIVLVINIFTSMKVAVAVPPIPTTLDGPFEPVTRRFDSSLRKGSDDLPMTNPRLRKNVTSNFPEQIALAISSPTSMWISWVTGDAQIGLNVTPVDPASVKSEVWYGKESGKYTSVAKGDSLVYNQFYPFEGLWNYTSGIIHHVKLKGLEPGIRYYYKCGDSTIPAMSQEHVFETFPRPSPNNYPSRIAVIGDLGLTSNSSTTIDHLTYNDPSMIVMVGDLTYANQYLTTGGKGASCYSCAFPDAPIRETYQPRWDAWGRFMEPLTSKIPMMVIEGNHEIEPQVDGITFKSYLTRFAVPAEESGSKSNLYYSFDAGGIHFIMLGAYADYNSTGAQFAWLKQDLQSLDRSVTPWLVAAWHPPWYNSYASHYQEFECMRLEMEALLYQYGVDIVFNGHVHAYERMNRVYNYTLDKCGPVYIIVGDGGNIEKVDVDHADDPGKCPSPGDNIPEIGPVCHSNFSSGPAKGNFCWSKQPEWSAFRESSFGHGILEVVNSTYALWTWHRNQDSYKEDAVGDQIYIVRQPELCLKDSKSQSQSQQLPTHQTSSFSAAPGRLSLDYFSIISQILGVLFIFGLYSQVNEILFLLSVSLW from the exons ATGAATCAGTATCCGCATAGGATCCAACACAAgacaatgaaaatgaaaatggctTCCACCATAATAGTTTTGGTGATCAACATTTTCACCAGCATGAAGGTGGCAGTCGCAGTGCCACCGATACCCACCACCTTAGACGGTCCGTTTGAGCCGGTGACTCGGCGGTTCGATTCGTCACTCAGAAAAGGCAGTGATGACTTGCCGATGACCAATCCAAGGCTCAGAAAGAACGTGACCTCGAATTTCCCGGAGCAGATTGCGCTTGCAATTTCTTCACCAACTTCCATGTGGATATCCTGGGTCACTG GGGATGCACAGATTGGTCTTAATGTGACGCCAGTTGATCCTGCATCTGTTAAAAGTGAGGTGTGGTATGGTAAAGAGAGTGGCAAGTACACAAGTGTTGCAAAAGGTGATTCACTTGTTTATAACCAATTCTACCCCTTTGAAGGCCTTTGGAACTACACCTCTGGCATTATTCACCATGTCAAACTCAAAG GCCTTGAACCAGGAATCAGATACTATTACAAATGTGGGGATAGCACTATTCCAGCTATGAGTCAAGAGCATGTTTTTGAGACTTTTCCGAGGCCTAGTCCAAACAAttatcccagccgaattgcagttATTGGAGATTTGGGCCTCACAAGCAATTCTAGCACAACTATTGATCACTTAACTTACAATGATCCTTCCATGATCGTAATGGTTGGAGACTTAACGTATGCAAATCAGTATTTGACAACTGGTGGAAAAGGAGCTTCTTGTTATTCTTGCGCATTTCCGGATGCACCTATCAGAGAGACGTATCAGCCGCGGTGGGATGCATGGGGAAG GTTTATGGAGCCTTTGACATCAAAAATTCCAATGATGGTTATTGAAGGGAATCATGAGATTGAACCACAAGTCGATGGCATCACATTCAAGTCATATTTGACAAGATTCGCAGTCCCTGCTGAAGAAAGTGGATCCAAAAGCAACTTGTATTATTCTTTTGATGCTGGGGGCATACACTTCATTATGCTGGGAGCATATGCTGATTATAATAGTACCG GTGCACAGTTTGCATGGCTGAAGCAAGATCTGCAAAGTCTCGACCGGAGTGTAACCCCTTGGCTTGTAGCTGCCTGGCATCCACCTTGGTATAATAGCTATGCTTCACACTATCAGGAATTCGAGTGTATGAGATTGGAAATGGAAGCACTTCTCTATCAATATGGTGTTGACATTGTTTTTAATGGTCAT GTTCATGCTTATGAGAGGATGAATAGAGTTTACAATTACACATTGGATAAATGTGGACCTGTTTACATAATTGTTGGAGATGGTGGAAATATTGAGAAAGTAGATGTTGATCATGCTGATGACCCAGGAAAGTGTCCTTCACCTGGAGACAATATACCAGAAATCGGACCAGTTTGCCACTCGAATTTTTCCTCTGGTCCTGCCAAAGGGAACTTTTGTTGGAGCAAACAACCTGAATGGAGCGCATTTAGAGAAAGCAGTTTTGGACATGGGATTCTTGAG GTGGTGAATTCTACATATGCATTATGGACTTGGCACCGAAATCAAGATAGTTACAAAGAAGATGCAGTTGGTGACCAGATTTACATTGTTCGACAGCCTGAATTGTGCTTGAAAGATTCAAAA TCACAATCACAGTCACAGCAATTGCCTACACATCAAACATCCTCTTTCTCAGCTGCTCCCGGCCGCCTCTCTCTG gattatttttctattatatcACAAATCCTTGGAGTTCTCTTTATATTTGGTCTATATTCTCAGGTAAACGAGATATTGTTCCTCTTGTCTGTATCTCTCTGGTAG